GCGAAACTCGACGGTGGTAACCGCGCGAGCCTTTCGCTCCTGCTCGGACAGATGCAATGCCGGATGCGCACACGCCTCTTCGAAGGCGGCGTCGGCCGTGCTGTCCCATGAAAGGATGGCGGTCGAACCAAGCGCGGAAGCAAGATCGTACATTTCCGGCAGGAAAGCCTGATGGATATAAAGGTAGTTCTCGCTCTCGTCGTCGCAGTGCAGGTCGAGCACGATTTCGTGCGGCAACGCCAGACGCAGGAGCTGCGCCTTCAACCGCTCCGCCAGAGATTTCGGTGCATCGATGGCGGGGAGCCCAGTGGTATCGAAGGATTCGAGCAGCGGGAAAGAACGGTTGAAATTGACACCGGAAAAATAGTCGAAACGGCCAAGATGCTGATGCGCCTGCCATTGCGCCGAGCCAATCGGATTGGCCTGCGGAACCACGGTGATGTTGCCCGCGACGCGGCCTTCGCTCTCGGCCCTCTCGAGCATCGGAATGAGGAAATGCAATGCCGCCTGGCCCGGCAATTCCGAACCATGCAGCGACGATTGCAAATAAGCGCTCACAGCTTCGTTGTTTCCGCCCTCAAAGCGCAGGACGCGCAGTTCAATGCTGTTGCCCGGCACATCGCCGGCCAGCGTGATCTTTTCCGTCTTCATCATTCTTTTCCGATTATTTCGTGTGACTTTAGCTTTATTTGCCGCGGCGCTTGCGCAGGTGCGCGACAAGACCTTGCGTGGAAGCGTCCTTGTCCTTCGGCTTCACCTCACCGGAGACTACCGGCAGAAGTTCCGTCGCCAGTTCCTTGCCAAGTTCGACACCCCACTGATCGAAGGCATTGATGCCGTAAAGCTGCGCTTCGACAAACACCCGGTGCTCGTAAAGAGCAATCAGGCGTCCAAGCGTATAGGGATCGAGAATGTCATGGATAATGGTAATCGACGGGCGGTTGCCGGTGAAAACCCTGTGCGGCGCTATGCGGTTCACCTCGGATTTGGGCAGGTTCTTTGCTGCGAGTTGCGCCTTGGCTTCGTCCAGTGTACGGCCGCGCATCAAGGCTTCCGATTGGGCGAGGCAGTTTGCGAGCAGCATTTCGTGCTGGTTGTCGAGCTGCGGCTCGTGACCCTTGGCGGCAACGATGAACTCCACAGGAATTGTGTCTGTACCCTGATGCAGAAGCTGGAAGAAAGCGTGCTGACCGTTGGTGCCGGGCTCACCCCAGACGACGGGTCCGGTCGGCCCGGTAACCGGCTTGCCATCGATGGTCACGCCTTTGCCGTTCGATTCCATGTCGAGTTGCTGCAAATAAGCAGGCAACCGGGCGAGCCGCTGGTCGTAAGGGATTACAGCGCGACTGGTGTAGCCGGAAATGGCGCGATGCCAATAACCGACGAGTCCGAGCATCATCGGCAGGTTCTTCTTCAGTGGAGTTTTGCGGAAGTGCTCGTCCATGGCATGGGCGCCATCGAGAAAGCGGCCGAAATTCTCCGGTCCGATGGCGATCATCAGCGGGAGACCGATCGCCGACCAGATGGAATAGCGGCCGCCGACCCAATCCCAGAAACCGAAAATGCGGTCTGCGGGAATACCAAAGGCGTCGACCTTGTCGAGTGCGGTGGAGACAGCAGCGAAGTGCTTGCCGACGGCCTTCTCGCCCAGCGCATCGGCGATCCACTTGCGCGCCGCCTTGGCGTTGGTCATGGTCTCGATGGTGGTGAAGGTTTTCGAGGCGATGATGATCAGCGTCGTCGCCGGATCGAGACCGGCAAGCGTGTCGGCGATATGCGCACCATCGATATTGGAGACGAAATGCGCTTTGGGCCCATCATGGTAGGGCGACATGGCCAGCGTGGCCATGGCCGGACCGAGATCCGAACCGCCGATGCCTATATTGACGATATCGGTGATCGGCTTGTTCTTCGCGCCCTTGATTTCGCCGGAGCGCAGACCGTTGGCGAAGGCGGCCATGCGATCGAGCACCTCCTTGACGCCCGGCATGACGTCTTCACCATCAACCTTGATCGGCTTGCCGGAGCGGTTGCGCAATGCAATGTGCAGCACTGCGCGGCCTTCCGTATTGTTGATTGGTTTGCCGGCAAACATTGCATCGCGGCGTTCTTCTACCTTGGCTAACTTGGCCAGTTCCCCAAGCAGCGACAGCGCTTCGTCGTCTACGAGGCATTTCGACCAGTCGAGGAGCAAATCGTCCAACTGAAGCGAATAGCGGGAGAATCGCTTCGGGTCATCGGCGAAGGTCGCGCGCATATTTTTTGGTGCGCCATTTTTCCAATGAGCCTTCAATGCCTGAACCGACCGCTTGAGATCGTTCGCTTGTCCTGACGCCATGTCTGTCTCCTGAAATCACGCTTGATGGTGGGCAAACTGCCACCGGAATGGTTTTAGTTCAATCAACCGGAAGAAGAATCTCGGTGTTTCCATAATACGGCAAGTCTGTGCCGCAAATGCTGGCGGAACTGCGGCGCCGCGCCACTTCTATTTGCCAGAATATTATTCTAGCTTTGTGACAGCAGGGAGGGCTGAGCATGGACTTGACCGGAGAAGAACGAATTGCCGCATCGCGCGACACCGTCTGGAAAGCCTTGAACGATCCGGAAGTATTGAAGGCATGCATACCCGGATGCGAAAGCCTTGAGAAAATCTCGGATACGGAGCTCGAAGCCACCGTCAGCGTCAAGATGGGACCCGTGAAGGCACGCTTCAGCGGCAAGGTTGAACTTACAAATCTCAATCCCCCCTCTTCCTATACGATCTCCGGCGAAGGCAAGGGCGGGGTTGCCGGATTTGCCAAGGGTGGAGCGGATGTGGTCTTGACTGACGAGGGCGCCGAAACCGTGCTGGCATATACGGTCAATGCGGATGTTGGCGGCAAGATCGCCCAACTCGGCAGCCGGTTGATCGCCTCGACCTCCAAGAAACTCGCCACCCAGTTTTTCGAGAACTTCAACGCGGCGGTGAGCGGGACCTAGGAAACGACCATCTGTCGCAATTTCCATAAGCCATGGCGGAAAGCCGTTTGGGTTTACGGACTCGAAGCCGGATATCCTGAGCGCATGCAATAACGCATTTGGAAATGGCATGCATGCGCTCCTTTGATTTCATCATTGTCGGATCAGGATCGGCCGGATCAGTCGTCGCGGAGCGACTTTCAGCAAATGGACGACATTCCGTGCTG
This is a stretch of genomic DNA from Phyllobacterium zundukense. It encodes these proteins:
- a CDS encoding succinylglutamate desuccinylase/aspartoacylase family protein, which produces MKTEKITLAGDVPGNSIELRVLRFEGGNNEAVSAYLQSSLHGSELPGQAALHFLIPMLERAESEGRVAGNITVVPQANPIGSAQWQAHQHLGRFDYFSGVNFNRSFPLLESFDTTGLPAIDAPKSLAERLKAQLLRLALPHEIVLDLHCDDESENYLYIHQAFLPEMYDLASALGSTAILSWDSTADAAFEEACAHPALHLSEQERKARAVTTVEFRGLNDVDIETGKHDADGLYRFLVHRGVIIDDSVKLNVDFNGPVTPLENVEMIRAPQGGMILFHVDIGTEVEAGAKLVTVVTIPGDPQGDITLTAPQAGRILTRRSHRYTRRGDDLLKLLGDKRSENARPGSLEA
- the pgi gene encoding glucose-6-phosphate isomerase, encoding MASGQANDLKRSVQALKAHWKNGAPKNMRATFADDPKRFSRYSLQLDDLLLDWSKCLVDDEALSLLGELAKLAKVEERRDAMFAGKPINNTEGRAVLHIALRNRSGKPIKVDGEDVMPGVKEVLDRMAAFANGLRSGEIKGAKNKPITDIVNIGIGGSDLGPAMATLAMSPYHDGPKAHFVSNIDGAHIADTLAGLDPATTLIIIASKTFTTIETMTNAKAARKWIADALGEKAVGKHFAAVSTALDKVDAFGIPADRIFGFWDWVGGRYSIWSAIGLPLMIAIGPENFGRFLDGAHAMDEHFRKTPLKKNLPMMLGLVGYWHRAISGYTSRAVIPYDQRLARLPAYLQQLDMESNGKGVTIDGKPVTGPTGPVVWGEPGTNGQHAFFQLLHQGTDTIPVEFIVAAKGHEPQLDNQHEMLLANCLAQSEALMRGRTLDEAKAQLAAKNLPKSEVNRIAPHRVFTGNRPSITIIHDILDPYTLGRLIALYEHRVFVEAQLYGINAFDQWGVELGKELATELLPVVSGEVKPKDKDASTQGLVAHLRKRRGK
- a CDS encoding CoxG family protein; amino-acid sequence: MDLTGEERIAASRDTVWKALNDPEVLKACIPGCESLEKISDTELEATVSVKMGPVKARFSGKVELTNLNPPSSYTISGEGKGGVAGFAKGGADVVLTDEGAETVLAYTVNADVGGKIAQLGSRLIASTSKKLATQFFENFNAAVSGT